A single Lolium perenne isolate Kyuss_39 chromosome 6, Kyuss_2.0, whole genome shotgun sequence DNA region contains:
- the LOC127323160 gene encoding eukaryotic translation initiation factor 4B3: MAVASAWAKPGSWALAAEEQDDLPPPPPPVPSSDFPDLATAATTKVPKKKKAQPVSLASFNSGKFVPSSSSSSRGPNPDMLISLPTGPRERTEEELGGARWGNVVRGSDEPRRGGSGTEDYGPSRADEADDWGAKKPMERRERMGGFGGDSSMSSRADDVDDWVSTKKTAPSLPMERRERSIAFGSDSQGRADDSTSWVSNKSYSAPPPAPLDGRRGGSVWGFDRDVAQDADSWTKRREEVSIGGGISGARPRLVLQKRTLPAAIVNDGEKNEDKKDDDKKAEDEVEEKGELQTKSRTSNPFGAARPREEVLAAKGENLPKEQDKEEAKLVIQPKVRSLNPFGAARPREEVLAAKGEDWRKIDEKLDAMKVREAPPERRSSVRRGSPVPGEENGNGEVPDSRADSAWKKPAPVEATVQSEQGSESTGETAPAS; this comes from the exons atggccgtcgcctccgcctggGCCAAGCCCGGCTCATGGGCCCTTGCCGCGGAGGAGCAGGACGACCtgccacctccgccgccgcccgtcccctcctccgacttccccgacctcgccaccgccgccacTACTAAGGTCCCCAAGAAGAAGAAGGCCCAGCCAGTCTCCCTTGCCTCCTTCAACAGCGGCAAGTTCgttccctcctcctcctcctcctcccgcggccCCAACCCCGACATGCTCATAAGCCTCCCCACCGGTCCCCGGGAACGCACTGAAGAGGAGCTCGGCGGGGCGCGATGGGGCAACGTGGTTCGTGGCTCCGACGAGCCACGACGCGGCGGATCTGGCACAGAGGATTACGGCCCGTCGCGTGCCGACGAGGCAGATGATTGGGGTGCCAAGAAGCCGATGGAGAGGAGGGAACGGATGGGAGGGTTCGGTGGGGACTCCTCGATGTCGTCGCGTGCTGATGACGTTGACGACTGGGTCTCCACCAAGAAGACGGCGCCCTCTCTTCCCATGGAACGGAGGGAGCGTAGCATTGCCTTTGGGAGCGACTCCCAAGGACGAGCTGACGATTCCACGAGCTGGGTCTCGAACAAGAGCTACTCTGCGCCCCCACCGGCGCCTTTGGATGGCCGTCGGGGTGGGTCAGTTTGGGGTTTCGATAGGGATGTTGCCCAAGATGCCGATTCTTGGACCAAGAGGAGAGAGGAGGTGAGTATTGGTGGTGGGATCAGCGGCGCCCGGCCGCGGCTTGTTTTGCAGAAGCGAACTTTACCGGCTGCCATTGTAAATGATGGGGAGAAGAATGAGGATAAGAAAGATGATGATAAGAAGGCTGAGGATGAAGTGGAAGAGAAGGGAGAGTTGCAGACGAAAAGCAGAACTTCAAACCCATTTGGGGCAGCCCGCCCACGTGAGGAAGTGCTTGCTGCCAAGGGGGAGAACTTGCCCAAGGAGCAGGATAAAGAGGAGGCGAAGCTAGTGATTCAACCAAAAGTCAGGTCTTTGAATCCGTTTGGGGCAGCCCGCCCACGTGAGGAAGTGCTTGCTGCAAAAGGTGAAGACTGGAGAAAGATTGATGAGAAGCTTGATGCTATGAAGGTGCGCGAGGCACCACCTGAGAGGAGGTCATCTGTGAGGAGAGGTTCCCCCGTCCCAGGAGAGGAGAACGGGAATGGTGAAGTTCCAGACAGCCGTGCTGACAGCGCTTGGAAGAAGCCTGCTCCGGTTGAGGCTACAGTACAATCTGAACAAGG ATCAGAGTCTACTGGAGAGACTGCGCCTGCAAGTTGA
- the LOC127323162 gene encoding isocitrate dehydrogenase [NAD] catalytic subunit 5, mitochondrial: MALRRLLQGSVLPRMMGRSVGASFSTEAGETIRATLFPGDGIGPEIAESVKQVFKVAGVPIEWEEHYVGTEVDPRTESFLTWESLESVRRNKVGLKGPMATPIGKGHRSLNLTLRKELGLYANVRPCNSLPGYKTRYDDVNLVTIRENTEGEYSGLEHQVVRGVVESLKIITRQASLRVAEYAFHYAKTNGRERVSAIHKANIMRKTDGLFLKCCREVAEKYPEIIYEEVIIDNCCMTLVKNPGTFDVLVMPNLYGDIISDLCAGLIGGLGLTPSCNIGEGGICLAEAVHGSAPDISGKNLANPTALMLSAVMMLRHLQFNDQAERIHNAILQTIAEGKYRTADLGGKSSTSDYTKAVCDHI, encoded by the exons ATGGCGCTCCGGAGGCTGCTTCAGGGGAGCGTTCTGCCGCGGATGATGGGACGGTCTGTTGGGGCGTCGTTTTCTACGGAGGCTGGTGAGACTATCCGCGCAACGCTCTTTCCTGGTGATGGCATCGGGCCTGAGATCGCCGAGTCGGTCAAGCAG GTATTCAAAGTTGCAGGTGTACCAATAGAATGGGAAGAACATTATGTTGGTACAGAAGTGGACCCCAGAACAGAGAGCTTTTTGACATGGGAGAGCCTGGAGTCTGTGCGTAGAAACAAAGTCGGTCTGAAAGGTCCTATGGCTACACCAATTGGAAAAGGCCACCGTTCTTTGAATCTTACATTAAGGAAAGAACTAGGACTTTACGCCAATGTCAGGCCTTGCAACAGCCTTCCAGGCTACAAGACTAGATATGATGATGTGAACCTTGTGACAATTCGTGAAAATACTGAAGGGGAGTATAGCGGCCTTGAGCATCAG GTTGTGAGGGGTGTAGTGGAGAGTTTGAAAATTATTACCCGCCAAGCAAGTTTAAGAGTAGCAGAGTATGCATTCCATTATGCAAAGACCAATGGCAGGGAGAGAGTTTCTGCGATACATAAGGCCAATATCATGAGGAAAACAGATGGACTTTTCCTCAAG TGTTGCCGTGAAGTCGCTGAGAAGTATCCAGAAATCATATACGAGGAAGTAATTATTGATAACTGCTGTATGACG ctcgtgaagAACCCTGGTACGTTTGATGTATTAGTGATGCCAAATCTATATGGCGACATTATTAGTGATCTATGTGCTGGTTTGATCGGAGGCTTGGGCCTAACTCCCAG CTGCAACATTGGTGAAGGTGGCATTTGTCTTGCAGAGGCTGTCCATGGCTCTGCACCTGATATATCTGGCAAG AACCTGGCAAACCCAACTGCTCTTATGCTGAGTGCTGTTATGATGTTGCGCCACTTGCAATTCAACGACCAAGCAGAACGGATCCACAATGCTATCCTCCAGACTATCGCCGAGGGGAAGTACAGAACTGCTGATCTTGGTGGGAAGTCATCAACGTCAGACTACACAAAAGCAGTTTGTGATCATATCTGA